The sequence GCCAGGACGGCCACCGCCGCCAGGGCGAGGCCGGCCAGCGCCGTCGCGCGGGCCCGGCCGGAACGCCTGGGCATGCTCTCCAGATCCATCTGAACTTCCTCCCGAGGGCTCAGCGGTACGCCTCGGCGGCCGCACCGCGGGGATGTGACGTGGCCCGGACGATTCCGGTTCCCCGTCCGTCCCCGCCGTCCCCCGGGACCCTGGGCAGCCCCGCTCAGGACCCGTACTCGGGCATCGACGCGACCACGCGCCGGGCCCGGGAGGGGACGCGGAAGCCTGAGCCGGCCGGCGCGCTGTCCTGCGGGCCGGTCGCCAGCAGCGGCCAGAAACGCCGCAGCCGGTGCGAGGAGTCCACCAGCGCGTCGAGCGACTCACCGTCGGCGTCGCCGAGCAGGGCGGGCGGAACCCGCAGCGGGTGGTGACTGGGCAACATCGGCCATCAACTCCGATCCACCTGCCGTGGCAGCGCCGCCACGGTCCCGGTCGGGGCCGGGAGGAGCCCCTGACTGCGACCCTAGGCCGGGCGTCCGGCAGTCACCAGAGCTACCCCGGGGTAGTACACCTTCGGGGGTGGCGGGTGACAGCAGTCGGCCGGGATCGCACCCGGCGTCTTGCTGGGGCCCCGGGCGCGCCGGGTACCGTGGGTGGGTTCCACCCCCGTTGTTCCATGGCCCCGCTGCCATCCTGAGGAGACCCCGTGCGTATCGCCGTCGCCGGTTCGATCGCGACCGACCACCTGATGACCTTCCCCGGCCGGTTCGCCGACCAGCTGGTCGCCGAGCAGCTGCACACCGTGTCGCTGTCCTTCCTGGTCGACACCCTCGACATCCGCCGCGGCGGCGTCGCGCCGAACATCGCCTTCGGCATGGGCGTGCTCGGCCTGCGCCCGGTCCTGGTCGGCGCGGCCGGCGCGGACTTCGCGGAGTACCGCAGCTGGCTGGAGCGCAACAACGTGGACTGCCGGTCCGTCCACATCTCCGAGACCCGGCACACCGCGCGCTTCATGTGCACCACGGACGAGGACCACAACCAGATCGCCTCGTTCTACACCGGTGCCATGGCCGAGGCCCGCAACATCGAGCTCAAGCCGATCGCCGACCGCGTCGGCGGCCTCGACCTGGTGCTGATCGGCGCGGACGACCCGCAGGCGATGGTCCGCCACACCCAGGAGTGCCGCACCCGCGGCTACGCCTTCGCCGCGGACCCGTCGCAGCAGCTGGCCCGCCTCGACGGCCACGACATCCGCCAGATCGTCGACGGCGCCGCGTACCTCTTCACCAACGAGTACGAGGCCGCGCTGATCGAGTCCAAGACCGGCTGGGACGCGGAGGAGATCCTCACCCGGGTCGGCACCCGGATCACCACCCTCGGCAGCAAGGGCGTCCGGATCGAGCGCAAGGGCGAGTCCCCGATCGTGGTCGGCTGCGCCCCCGAGACCACCAAGGCCGACCCGACCGGTGTCGGCGACGCCTTCCGGGCCGGCTTCCTGGCCGGTCTGTCCTGGGAGCTGGAGCTGGAGCGCGCCGCCCAGCTCGGCTGCATGCTGGCCACCCTGGTGATCGAGACCGTCGGCACCCAGGAGTACGAGCTGCGCCCGCACGACTTCCTGCAGCGCTTCGTCGCGGCCTACGGCGACGAGGCCGGCGCCGAGGTCCGCGCGCACCTGGTCAACTGACCCGCCGCACCAGGTAGGCCGAGCCCCGGTCGCCGCCGTACTCGGCGGCCGGGGCCTCGCCCAGGTACTCCTGCTCGCGCATCCCGCACCAGGCCGGCACGTCCAGCCGGGCCGCCTCGTCGTCGGCCAGCACCACGACCGTGCCGCCCACCGGGACCTCGCCGATCCGCTTCGCCAGTTCGATCACCGGCAGCGGGCACCGCTTGCCCAGCGCGTCCAGGACCAGCGGCCCCCCGTCGTGCTCCCGGGCCGCGGCGGGTGCGGGCAGGTCCAGGCCCAGCGGGGCGCGGACGCCGGCCACCAGCTCCGGCAGCACGGTCAGGAAGCGGTCGACGTCCGCCCCGGTGGTGCCGAACGGCAGCGAGACCCGGACGTTCCCCTCGGTGAGCACGCCCATCGCGGCCAGCACATGGCTCGGGGTCAGCGTGGACGAGGTGCAGGAGGAGCCGGAGGAGACCGCGAACCCGGCCCGGTCCAGTTCGCCCAGCAGCACCTCGCCGTCCACGTACAGACAGGAGAAGGTGACGATGTGCGG comes from Streptomyces sp. TLI_053 and encodes:
- a CDS encoding carbohydrate kinase family protein; translated protein: MRIAVAGSIATDHLMTFPGRFADQLVAEQLHTVSLSFLVDTLDIRRGGVAPNIAFGMGVLGLRPVLVGAAGADFAEYRSWLERNNVDCRSVHISETRHTARFMCTTDEDHNQIASFYTGAMAEARNIELKPIADRVGGLDLVLIGADDPQAMVRHTQECRTRGYAFAADPSQQLARLDGHDIRQIVDGAAYLFTNEYEAALIESKTGWDAEEILTRVGTRITTLGSKGVRIERKGESPIVVGCAPETTKADPTGVGDAFRAGFLAGLSWELELERAAQLGCMLATLVIETVGTQEYELRPHDFLQRFVAAYGDEAGAEVRAHLVN